The proteins below come from a single Tachypleus tridentatus isolate NWPU-2018 chromosome 13, ASM421037v1, whole genome shotgun sequence genomic window:
- the LOC143239803 gene encoding DNA-directed RNA polymerase II subunit RPB1-like, translating to MLKNPQKSWMHELVRRGNSQYPGAKYIIRDNGERIDLAFCPKASDLHLQCGYKVERHAQNGDVIIFNRPSTLHKMSMMGH from the exons ATGCTGAAGAACCCACAAAAAAGCTG GATGCATGAACTGGTAAGACGTGGAAACAGCCAGTATCCTGGAGCAAAGTATATTATTCGAGACAATGGTGAAAGAATTGATTTAGCTTTTTGTCCCAAAGCTAGTGACCTCCACCTTCAGTGTGGTTATAAA GTGGAAAGGCATGCTCAGAATGGTGATGTTATCATTTTCAATCGGCCATCCACTTTGCATAAAATGTCTATGATGGGGCATTAG